TCATGGTAACTTTTTCCTGTGGGGCTTCGCCTCCTCGCCGGTAAAAATGACGGAAGAAGCGAAAAAGGTGTTCGTCAATACCGTAGCCTACATGCAGCAATTCGACGGCAAAACGCCCATCACCCGGAAGTACAACGACCGGATGGCCACCACGAACAATGTTCGCGAGATCATCGCCAACGCCGACCGGGCTACTTTCGAAGAATACCTAAAATCCATCAAAGAATTCAACGAGCATAACAAGAAGGAAAAAGCGCGCATCGACGCGAAGAAAGCCGCCGGACAGGCGCTTACTTCCCAGGAAGAAGAAATGTACCCGTATTATGAACACGAACAACCGCTGCCCACCTGGGACGGCTACCTGAAAGGGATCATGGGCAAATATGCCGCTAAATTCGGTTCAGACGCCGCCGCTTTCCAGGCTTACATGAACAGCAACTTCGATTATATCTATTGCGACCCGAATGCTTTCTTCAGTTACACCATCGACGAAGACGTGGCGCAGATCGGCATTCCCAACCATAGCCTCAAGTTGCTGGACGCCTGCATCGGTATGCTGAAAAAGAAAGAAAAAGAAGACCTCGCGCTACGCGTGCTCCAACGTTACACGGGCGAAAAGTACACCGCCGCGGCCAACTGGAGCAACTGGCTGTCCAAACACCGTAAAAAACTGTTCTTCAGCGAAACGAATGGTTTCCGCTGGGTAATCAATACTTACAACTGATGAAAATCGTATTGTTGCTAATGATGCTGATGCCTGCCGCCGCATTTTGCCAAAGCAGGTTTGATAAAAAGATAGAAAAGGAAGCCGCCGCGCTGAAGTGCCCTCCCCTGCGGAAACCACACCCGTTACCGTGAACGCGATGGTAGTCGTGGACAACGACAGCCTGGCCGTGATCGTGAAAACGGAGATTCTCCCCGGTTGGCATATCTACGCGTTCGTTCCTGAAAACCAGCCATACATTCAGCTGGATCCCATCCTGGATGCGCCCGCATCCCTGCGGAAAGCCGGCGCCTGGATCAAGTCGAAACCGATGGCTTCTGTCAATGATCCCGGGGTGCTGATTTATGAGAATCATGCATTGTTCGTGCAGAAATTCGCCAGGACCGATAAAACCAGCGGCAAAATCAAAGCGGGATTGTACTTCCAGTGCTGCGATATCAAACAATGCCTCCCACCCGACGAGCGGACGGTGGAGTTGGAATTCTAATCGCGCCATGAAATGATATGCAGCAAGACCCGCCCACCCAGGCGGGTCTTGCCTTTGGACGCTATGTGATCCTTGTTACCAAACTCCCGGTTCGTTTCCGCCAACTTTGTGGTACAAAAATCAAATCAAACAGATTATGCACCACGAAATCGTTTCCCAATGGATGGGCAAAATGCAATTCAACTCCCTCGTCAACGGCCACACCATTGTGATGGATGGTCCCGAGAAAGTTGGCGGTGAAAACAACGGTCCGATTCCCAAACCATTGGTGCTGACCGCCCTCTCCGGCTGCACCGGCATGGACGTCATCTCCCTGCTCCGCAAAGCAAAAAAGGAAATCGGCAGTTTCGACGTCCAGGTTCGCGGCGAACTGTCCCAGGGCCACCCGATGCAATACATCGCCATCCATCTCGATTATATTTTTGAAGGTCCGCAAGACGCCCGCGAGGAGGCGCTGAACGCCGTCACGCAGTCGCAGGAGAAATTTTGCGGCGTGAGCGATATGCTAAAAAAATCCTCCCCGTTACCTGGGATGTTACGTATAATGGCGTGAAGGTTTTCTCCAACCGCGAAGCCACTGTTTAATCCGCGCGCACAATGCCCGTTTTTAGCAACAGGCTGTTGCGGTTGATGGCCAGGAGCCCCTGCTGCTCCATGCTTTTCAATAAGCGCGATACCGCTTCCCGGGTGGAATGCAGGTCGTCGGCAATCTGCTGATGGGTGATTTGCAGCGTGCGGCTATTGATCCGGGCGGAGTGATCGTGGAGGTAATCCAGCAGGCGCTGGTCGAGTTTCTTGAACACGACGCCGTCGAAAGCCTGCAGCAGATTATCGAAACGCGCGCGGTAGGTGTTG
Above is a genomic segment from Chitinophaga pollutisoli containing:
- a CDS encoding OsmC family protein, giving the protein MHHEIVSQWMGKMQFNSLVNGHTIVMDGPEKVGGENNGPIPKPLVLTALSGCTGMDVISLLRKAKKEIGSFDVQVRGELSQGHPMQYIAIHLDYIFEGPQDAREEALNAVTQSQEKFCGVSDMLKKSSPLPGMLRIMA
- a CDS encoding protein-disulfide reductase DsbD domain-containing protein; protein product: MVVVDNDSLAVIVKTEILPGWHIYAFVPENQPYIQLDPILDAPASLRKAGAWIKSKPMASVNDPGVLIYENHALFVQKFARTDKTSGKIKAGLYFQCCDIKQCLPPDERTVELEF